From a single Oscillospiraceae bacterium genomic region:
- the nagA gene encoding N-acetylglucosamine-6-phosphate deacetylase has product MIFKNAKINGQLCDFEVVDGKFTKFGKLDGEGTDLGGKTVIPGLVDVHTHGCVGGDTMDAEFAEMCDYLAKNGITSWLPTTMTVAMEDIAKTMNSATDCKGAQILGFHMEGPYINVKYKGAQNEKFIKCPDIEEFKKLPNVKMVTIAPEVEGSMEFIKEAKDLCVVSLGHTDTTYDIAMEAIKNGANCLTHSFNAMPPLHHRNPGLLGAGMETGIYAQIICDGLHIHKAVILAMYKIFGTDRLVLISDSMRATGMSDGEYEFGGQPIEVKNGVARTMEGAIAGSTTNLWACVNKAVEFGIPFEDAVKMATETPATMIGVNKGQLKEGFDADFVVLNDDRTIGGTYIAGNLYQ; this is encoded by the coding sequence ATGATTTTTAAAAATGCGAAAATTAACGGTCAGCTCTGCGATTTTGAAGTAGTTGACGGGAAATTTACAAAATTTGGTAAACTGGACGGGGAAGGCACCGATTTAGGTGGTAAAACCGTAATCCCCGGTCTGGTTGACGTACATACTCACGGCTGTGTAGGCGGTGATACTATGGATGCTGAATTTGCCGAAATGTGCGATTATTTAGCGAAAAACGGTATCACTTCCTGGTTACCCACCACTATGACTGTTGCCATGGAAGATATTGCAAAAACCATGAACTCTGCTACCGATTGCAAAGGTGCCCAGATTCTTGGCTTCCATATGGAAGGTCCTTACATCAACGTAAAATACAAAGGCGCTCAGAACGAAAAATTCATCAAGTGCCCCGATATTGAAGAATTCAAAAAACTGCCCAATGTGAAGATGGTAACCATCGCTCCCGAAGTGGAAGGCAGTATGGAATTTATCAAAGAAGCAAAAGACCTGTGCGTGGTATCCTTAGGTCATACCGACACCACTTATGACATTGCAATGGAAGCAATCAAAAACGGTGCAAACTGTCTGACTCATTCCTTTAATGCAATGCCTCCCTTACATCACAGAAACCCGGGTTTACTCGGTGCAGGGATGGAAACCGGTATCTATGCACAGATTATCTGTGACGGATTACACATCCATAAAGCAGTGATTTTAGCAATGTATAAAATTTTTGGTACTGACAGACTGGTTTTGATCAGCGACTCTATGCGTGCTACCGGTATGTCTGACGGCGAATACGAATTCGGCGGACAGCCCATCGAAGTGAAAAACGGTGTTGCAAGAACTATGGAAGGTGCTATCGCAGGTAGTACCACCAACCTGTGGGCTTGTGTAAACAAGGCTGTTGAATTCGGTATTCCCTTCGAGGATGCTGTGAAAATGGCAACCGAAACTCCTGCTACTATGATTGGTGTAAACAAAGGTCAGTTGAAAGAAGGTTTTGATGCTGACTTTGTTGTATTAAACGACGACAGAACCATCGGCGGCACCTATATTGCAGGAAATCTGTATCAGTAA
- the nagB gene encoding glucosamine-6-phosphate deaminase codes for MRVIVCDNYEQLSKEGAKLFASQMILKPNSVLGLATGSTPIGLYKNLIEMNKAGEIDFSDITSFNLDEYYPLSPENDQSYRYFMNENLFNFVNIDKARTFVPNGLSENPEEEGANYDAMIEKAGGVDIQLLGIGQNGHIGFNEPDENLISGTHLTDLTENTIQANSRFFNSIDEVPTKAITMGMASIMRAKKIVLLASGANKNTVVRALLDDKITTNVPATLLKLHPDVVLICDKEAYGE; via the coding sequence TGTGACAACTACGAACAGTTATCCAAAGAAGGCGCAAAACTGTTTGCCAGCCAGATGATTTTAAAACCCAATTCCGTTTTAGGCTTGGCAACCGGTTCCACCCCCATTGGTCTGTACAAAAACTTAATTGAAATGAACAAAGCAGGCGAAATCGACTTTTCCGATATCACCTCCTTTAACTTAGACGAATACTATCCCTTATCTCCCGAAAACGACCAGAGCTACCGTTATTTTATGAACGAAAATCTGTTCAATTTCGTAAACATTGATAAGGCAAGAACCTTCGTTCCCAACGGTTTATCCGAAAACCCTGAAGAAGAAGGTGCAAACTACGACGCGATGATTGAAAAAGCAGGCGGCGTGGATATTCAGTTATTAGGGATCGGTCAGAATGGTCATATCGGTTTCAACGAACCCGATGAAAACTTAATCTCCGGTACTCACTTAACCGACTTAACTGAGAATACCATCCAGGCAAATTCCCGTTTCTTTAACTCTATCGACGAAGTGCCCACCAAAGCAATCACTATGGGTATGGCAAGCATTATGAGAGCGAAAAAAATCGTGTTACTCGCAAGCGGTGCAAACAAAAACACCGTAGTTCGTGCATTATTAGACGATAAAATCACTACCAACGTGCCTGCAACCTTATTAAAGCTCCATCCGGATGTGGTACTCATCTGCGATAAGGAGGCATATGGCGAATGA